The following DNA comes from Mycobacteroides immunogenum.
CGATCTACGCGCGCACGGCCTCGTGCGGTAGCAAGAAGCGGTGGTTCAGCGGCGCGACTTGAGCAGCTTCATGGTGAGCCGCGAGTCGACACGAGCGATGGCCGGGTCGCCCATGAGCTTGATACTCAACCACTGCTCATAGGCGGCGAGATCGGCCGTCTGCACCCGGATGAAGTAGTCCGGTATGCCGAACATGCGCCTGAGCTCGGCCACCTCTTCCATGGCGACCACGCGCTCCTCGAAAGACGCCACCGTGGCAAGGTCTTTGGCCACGAGATCGGCATAGATGATCACCTCGAAGTCGCGGCCAAGAGCCGCCGGATTCACCAGAGCGGTATAGCCGGTAATGATTCCCTCGGCTTCCAGCCGCCGCACCCGTCGCAGGCAGGGGGCCGGAGTAAGGCCCACCCTGTCCGCCAGCTCCTGATTCGTGAGCCGCCCATGCCCCTGAAGCTGATCAATTATTGCGCGATCTAGCTTATCCATGCATCTATATTGCCCTACTGTCACAATGTTCGGCAATATCAACAAGCATAGTGCGCACCTTCCATTCTATGATTGCCGCATGATCCAGGAGGTACTGTCGCCGACGCCCCGGCACCGAGATGAACTGGCCAAAGCGGCCTTTCACGCGGGCATGGTGTGGGCAGGAATATTTGCCCTTGGCATCGGCTTGGGTGTGGTCGTCACCTCCCACGGCCTCCCCTGGTGGCTGGCGCCGATCATCTCCGGCATCCTGTTCGCGGGATCGGTGGAATTCATCTTGATCGGCATGCTGTCCGCCGGCGCCTCAGTTCCCGCGATCGCCGTGACCACATTCCTCGTCAACTCGCGTCATCTGTTCTACGGACTGTCGTTTCCTCTTGATCGCGTCCGCAGCCGACCCGGCAAGGCGTACAGCATGTTCGCTCTCTGCGACGAGGCGTATGCCTTGATCACCGCCGTGGACCCCGAAGACTTGAACACGCGCCGGATCCTGTGGACGCAGTGCGGCCTGCACCTTTCCTGGGTGGCGGGCGCAACGGTTGGCGCCCTTGCCGGAGCCTCATTCCTGAGCGGGCTCAAAGGACTTGATTTCGTGCTCATCGCGATGTTCTTGGTACTCACCATCGACACGTACCGTTCCCGCCCCGACTTCCGGGGCGCGGCGCTTGCCGTCTCGTCCGCCCTGGTGGCGCTGGCGCTCGTACCCGGCGCGTTGGTGCTCGTGGCGATGTGCGCCTACAGCATTGCCCTCATCGCGCGGCACTACCTGACCCGCGCCCGCCAGGGGCAGACCTCGCATGCCTGAATTCGGCTACATCACGGCGGCTTTGGCCTCTGCGGTGGTAATCACGTTCGCATTGCGCGCGCTACCGTTCGCCGCGCGACACGCGATCAAGAACAACGAGCTGGCCGTCAATCTAGGTCGCTGGATGCCGGTCGGCGCCACCGCAATCCTCACGGTGTATTGCCTCTCGACAATCAACTTTACCGGTCCGGCGCACGGCGCCGGACCGGTCATCGGCGCGGCGGTGACCGTTGGCGTCCATCTGTGGAGGCGCAATGCGGTGCTGAGCATCGTCGTGGGCACCACGGCATGCCTGCTCATCACCAACGCGTTCTAGGCAGGTCGTGGGATCATCGCCAGTTGACGGCTCTGCACCACCACGTGACCCCCAGAGTCCACGATGAGGTGGTCTTCTTCGAACCAGGTGGGACCCAGGACTGTCGCGTGTGCCATGACCCGCAACCATCCTGGCGCGGGCCGCCGCCGCACGTACGTGGTGAGCTGTACGGTCGGAGCCCAGCCGAACATTCCGCGGTTCATCGTCACCGGCGCGCTGATATCACCGGCCATCAGCGCGAAAAGCAGCGAGGTGTCCGGATCGGACTCGTCTGTTTCAAAGGGACGCAACCACATCCGGTTGACCGGGGCACCCGTCTGCCCCTTCAGGAACAGCGCCGTATCGGGGTCTACCCGCAGATCGCAGCCCTGGGCCACGTGCACCACCTGTCCCATCGGATGATCGGCGGTCACCCGAATCGCTTCCGCGACAGGCTCTACCGGCATGCCAGCCAGGGCGTGGGGTTCTTGATGGATCGGATCTGCGGCATCGAGCACGCCGAGGGTGACCGCCGCCGATACCGCGACCCGGCCCTCCTGCTCCAGCTGCACATCCACCTGGCATACCTGGGTACCCGTCTTGCGCACCGCCGTGATGAGTCGCACCTCCCCAGGGTCGGGAGCGCGCAGATAGTTGGCGCTTACCGCGACGGGTTGCAGTGCCACCGATGCTCCCATGTTCACCATGGTGCGCCGCGCCGCGGCCGCACATACCGCCATCATGCAGCCGCCGTGGACCTTCGGCCCGATGGTCCAGATGGGATCGATGACGGCGACATGGTTGCCCGACCCATCGTCATGTAGGGCCGTCAACGTGGCGAAAGGACTTTCGAGAGTGGTGATTTCGGTCATGATCATTCCTTTCGAGTCATTGACCTACGAGCGCGGGCATGGGCGCGGTAACAGGATCGTGAGGAGCGGGCCTGCTCCTGACCTTCAGCGGCCACCAGAACCACCGGCCGAGCAGCGCCGCGACGGACGGTGTGATCAGCGAGCGGACTACAAAGGTATCGAACAGCAGTCCGAGGCCGATGGTGGTGCCGATCTGCCCGACAGAGCGCAGGTCGCTGGCGATCATCGAGATCATCGTGAACGCGAAGACCATTCCCGCCGCGGTCACCACGCCGCCGGTGGCGCCCATGGCACGGATGAGTCCGGTCTTCAACCCGCCGCCGATCTCCTCCTTCATCCGGGAAACCACCAGCAAGTTGTAGTCGGATCCCACTGCCAGTAGCACGATCACAGACATCGCGATCACCAGCCACTGCAGCTCGATGCCCAAGATGTATTGCCAGATAAGGACAGAGAGACCGAATGAGGCGGCCAACGACAGCACCACGGTGCCCACGATCACCAGAGAAGCAACAAAAGCCCGGGTGATCAACAACATCACGATGAAGATCAAGATGATCGCGGCGAGCGCCGCAATGAACAGGTCGTAATGCGCCCCTTCTTGTATGTCCTTGTAGGTGGCCGCGGTGCCACCCAAATAGAACTTCGCACTGGCCAGCGGAGTTCCCTTCACTGCTTCCTTGGCGGCTTCCAGCTCTGCGCTCACATGTGAAATACCTTCCAGCGTAGCTGGATCCACGTCGTGGGTGATGATGATGCGCGCGGCCTTCCCATCCGGCGAAAGCATCAGCTGCATGCCACGCTGAAAGTCCGGACTGTTGAATGCCTCCGGGGGCAGATAGAACATGTCATCGTTCTTGGCGTCGTCGAATGTCTGTCCCATGACAGCGGATGTGTCAGTCAATTGCGTTATCTGGGTCAGCATCTCGCCGAAGGTGCTGTGCAGCGTCAGGATCAGGTCCCGCACCTCGGTAGAGATGGCGATCATCGGCGGTATCTGCGCGGCGATCTGCGGCGTCAACACCCCGAGCTTGTCCATCTGGTCGGCCAGCGCCCGGGTGTTGTCCGACAACTTGTCGAATCCATCAAGCGCACCGAATATCGATCGCATGGACCAGCACGCCGGGATGTCGAAACAGTGCTTTTCCCAATAGAAGTAGTTACGCAATGGCCTGAAGAAGTCATCGAAGTCCGCGATCTGGTCCCGAAGTTCGGACATGGTGGTTTGCATGTCACGCGTGGCACCCGCCGCACCGCGGGTGGTATCGGACAATTGAACCGTCAGATCATGGAGCCGCTCCATGATCGCGATAATGGACGTCAGGTGGTCGGCCATCTTCAGGGTGTCATCGAGTCGTGCCCGCATGAATTGCAAGTTTTCCCGCATGGATACGCCTTGCACGCTCATCTGAAATGGCACCGACCCGTGCTCCATCGGCGGCCCGAGCGGCCGGGTGATGCTCTGCACCCGGGCAATTCCCGGGACCCGGAAGACGTTCTTGGCGATTCTGTCGAGTACCAGCATGTCT
Coding sequences within:
- a CDS encoding AzlC family ABC transporter permease codes for the protein MIQEVLSPTPRHRDELAKAAFHAGMVWAGIFALGIGLGVVVTSHGLPWWLAPIISGILFAGSVEFILIGMLSAGASVPAIAVTTFLVNSRHLFYGLSFPLDRVRSRPGKAYSMFALCDEAYALITAVDPEDLNTRRILWTQCGLHLSWVAGATVGALAGASFLSGLKGLDFVLIAMFLVLTIDTYRSRPDFRGAALAVSSALVALALVPGALVLVAMCAYSIALIARHYLTRARQGQTSHA
- a CDS encoding thioesterase family protein; translated protein: MTEITTLESPFATLTALHDDGSGNHVAVIDPIWTIGPKVHGGCMMAVCAAAARRTMVNMGASVALQPVAVSANYLRAPDPGEVRLITAVRKTGTQVCQVDVQLEQEGRVAVSAAVTLGVLDAADPIHQEPHALAGMPVEPVAEAIRVTADHPMGQVVHVAQGCDLRVDPDTALFLKGQTGAPVNRMWLRPFETDESDPDTSLLFALMAGDISAPVTMNRGMFGWAPTVQLTTYVRRRPAPGWLRVMAHATVLGPTWFEEDHLIVDSGGHVVVQSRQLAMIPRPA
- a CDS encoding Lrp/AsnC family transcriptional regulator, with protein sequence MDKLDRAIIDQLQGHGRLTNQELADRVGLTPAPCLRRVRRLEAEGIITGYTALVNPAALGRDFEVIIYADLVAKDLATVASFEERVVAMEEVAELRRMFGIPDYFIRVQTADLAAYEQWLSIKLMGDPAIARVDSRLTMKLLKSRR
- a CDS encoding MMPL/RND family transporter, coding for MSGTHGHLRRPRYARWVRILSVPVILFWLAAAAATNLLVPKLEIVGKNNAVSLSPQDAPSVIAMKHIGEKFGEFSSDSVLMVVLEGDGPLGDMAHRYYGELVQRLERDTEHVEHVQDFWGDRITSAGSQSEDGKAAYVQVHLAGNQGSTRGVESVDAVRHIVEESNPPAGIRAHVTGQAALVADTNEAGDKSMTKMTLVTLVVIAIMLLVVYRSVVSTVIALVVVLTEMSLARGLIAVLGSVHAFGLSTFVVSILTALAIAAGTDYWIFLVGRYHEARNGGEDRETAYYTTLSSVTHVILGSGLTIAGAMMCLHFTRLNYFNTLAIPCTLGMVAILAMALSFAPAVLVVSSRFGLLDPKRENKTRGWRKLGAAIVRWPLPILASATAVALVGVLALPGYRTNYDNRHYLPADVPANVGYAAAEEHFTSARMNPDMLMVESDHDLRNPRDMLVLDRIAKNVFRVPGIARVQSITRPLGPPMEHGSVPFQMSVQGVSMRENLQFMRARLDDTLKMADHLTSIIAIMERLHDLTVQLSDTTRGAAGATRDMQTTMSELRDQIADFDDFFRPLRNYFYWEKHCFDIPACWSMRSIFGALDGFDKLSDNTRALADQMDKLGVLTPQIAAQIPPMIAISTEVRDLILTLHSTFGEMLTQITQLTDTSAVMGQTFDDAKNDDMFYLPPEAFNSPDFQRGMQLMLSPDGKAARIIITHDVDPATLEGISHVSAELEAAKEAVKGTPLASAKFYLGGTAATYKDIQEGAHYDLFIAALAAIILIFIVMLLITRAFVASLVIVGTVVLSLAASFGLSVLIWQYILGIELQWLVIAMSVIVLLAVGSDYNLLVVSRMKEEIGGGLKTGLIRAMGATGGVVTAAGMVFAFTMISMIASDLRSVGQIGTTIGLGLLFDTFVVRSLITPSVAALLGRWFWWPLKVRSRPAPHDPVTAPMPALVGQ
- a CDS encoding branched-chain amino acid transporter permease, coding for MPEFGYITAALASAVVITFALRALPFAARHAIKNNELAVNLGRWMPVGATAILTVYCLSTINFTGPAHGAGPVIGAAVTVGVHLWRRNAVLSIVVGTTACLLITNAF